In a genomic window of Flavobacterium lipolyticum:
- the pyrF gene encoding orotidine-5'-phosphate decarboxylase has translation MTTQQLHEQILLKKSFLCVGLDPDLTKIPPHLLETEDPIFEFNKAIIDATHDLAIGYKPNTAFFEAYGLKGWLSLQKTINYINENFPEMFTIADAKRGDIGNTSSMYAKAFFEDLNFDSVTVAPYMGKDSVEPFLAFENKHTIMLALTSNEGAFDFQTLNVNGKELYKQVLETSKTWKNSHNLMYVVGATKAEYFTEIRKIVPDSFLLVPGIGAQGGSLSEVCKYGMNDKVGLLVNSARAIIYASKGTDFAEKAREEALKVQKEMAVILGDK, from the coding sequence ATGACAACACAACAACTACACGAACAAATTCTTTTAAAAAAATCATTTTTATGCGTTGGATTAGATCCTGATCTGACTAAAATTCCGCCACATTTATTAGAAACCGAAGATCCAATTTTTGAGTTCAATAAAGCAATAATTGATGCCACGCATGATTTAGCAATAGGGTACAAGCCCAACACTGCTTTTTTTGAGGCTTACGGATTAAAAGGATGGCTTTCACTTCAGAAAACCATAAACTACATCAACGAGAATTTTCCGGAAATGTTTACCATTGCCGATGCAAAACGTGGTGATATAGGTAATACATCAAGCATGTATGCCAAAGCTTTTTTTGAAGATTTAAATTTCGACAGTGTAACCGTTGCTCCTTATATGGGGAAAGATTCGGTAGAGCCTTTCCTGGCTTTTGAAAACAAACATACTATTATGCTGGCTCTGACTTCAAACGAAGGAGCATTTGATTTTCAGACGTTAAACGTTAACGGAAAAGAATTATACAAACAAGTTTTAGAAACGTCTAAAACCTGGAAAAATAGCCACAACCTTATGTATGTGGTAGGCGCTACAAAAGCGGAATATTTTACTGAAATCAGGAAAATTGTTCCGGACAGTTTTTTATTGGTACCGGGAATTGGAGCTCAGGGCGGAAGCTTATCTGAAGTTTGTAAGTACGGAATGAACGATAAAGTTGGTTTGTTAGTCAATTCAGCGAGAGCCATTATCTACGCCTCAAAAGGAACTGATTTTGCTGAAAAAGCGAGAGAAGAAGCTTTGAAAGTTCAAAAAGAAATGGCTGTAATTTTAGGTGATAAATAA
- a CDS encoding ABC transporter substrate-binding protein — protein MKQLQDQLGTLHTFETAPKRIISLVPSQTELLYDLGLEEKIVGITKFCVHPYHFKSTKKMVGGTKKIHLEKIKLLQPDIIICNKEENTPEIVAQLSTICPVWVTNIVSIEDNFQMISDFGQLFNCRIEAQKWSNKLRFALDDFKKYVQDIPEKKTAYFIWKNPYMVAGNDTYINELLKLNHFQNIYGDKGRYPEIELRKMRLEGDPDLVFLSSEPYPFKEEDAFEIGRFTHHAKTIFVDGEMFSWHGSRLLKAFSYFKLLHERLKN, from the coding sequence ATGAAACAGTTACAAGATCAGCTTGGTACTTTACATACTTTCGAAACAGCCCCAAAACGAATTATTTCTTTAGTTCCTTCTCAGACCGAGTTGCTATACGATTTGGGTTTAGAAGAAAAAATAGTAGGGATAACAAAGTTCTGCGTGCATCCGTATCATTTTAAGTCGACTAAAAAAATGGTTGGAGGAACGAAGAAGATTCATCTTGAAAAGATAAAACTGCTCCAACCCGATATTATCATTTGCAACAAAGAAGAAAATACGCCCGAGATTGTAGCGCAGTTAAGTACTATTTGCCCGGTTTGGGTGACCAATATTGTTTCAATTGAGGATAATTTTCAAATGATTTCTGATTTTGGACAGCTTTTCAATTGCAGAATCGAAGCTCAGAAATGGAGCAATAAACTGCGCTTCGCTTTAGACGATTTTAAAAAATACGTTCAGGACATTCCTGAGAAAAAAACGGCTTACTTTATTTGGAAGAATCCTTATATGGTAGCAGGTAATGACACCTATATTAATGAGTTATTAAAACTGAATCACTTTCAGAATATTTACGGTGATAAAGGCCGCTATCCGGAAATTGAACTCCGGAAAATGCGTCTGGAAGGCGATCCTGATTTGGTTTTTCTTTCTTCGGAGCCTTATCCATTCAAAGAAGAAGATGCTTTTGAAATAGGACGTTTTACCCATCATGCCAAAACTATTTTCGTCGATGGCGAAATGTTCTCCTGGCACGGAAGTCGATTGTTAAAGGCTTTTTCATACTTCAAATTACTACACGAAAGACTTAAAAATTAG
- the katG gene encoding catalase/peroxidase HPI, translating to MSDSNESKCPFHNGQMKETAGTGTSNKDWWPNRLNLNILRQHSSLSDPMEKDFNYAEAFKTLDLNAVKKDLFDLMKDSQDWWPADYGHYGPLFIRMAWHSAGTYRISDGRGGASSGNQRFAPLNSWPDNGNLDKARFLLWPIKQKYGNKISWADLMILTGNCALESMGFKTFGFAGGREDVWEPEQDVNWGSEIEWLATSDKPFSRYSGDRNLENPLAAVQMGLIYVNPEGPDGNPDPLGSGRDIRETFARMAMDDAETVALVAGGHTFGKAHGAGDAALVGAEPEGASIEQMGMGWKSSFGSGVGGDAITSGIEGAWKPNPTTWDNGFFETLFKYDWKLTKSPAGAHQWTPTDESAATTVEDAHNPAKRHAPMMTTADMALKLDPIYEPISRDYFENFDKFADAFARAWYKLTHRDLGPVSRYLGPEVPSEILIWQDPIPAAKSELSYNDIAALKDKILSSGLSISELVNTAWASASTFRGSDKRGGANGARIRFEPQISWEVNGGGQVKKVLAVLEAIQNDFANSGKSVSIADLIVLGGSAAIEKAASNAGLSVDVPFTQGRGDATLEQTDVHSFEVLEPKADGFRNYKSAKTGAITEELLIDKAQLLTLSVPEMTVLVGGLRVLNANYDGSKHGVFTASKETLSNDFFVNLLDLRTAWKASDETGEVFEGRNRTTGEVKWTATRADLIFGSNSELRALAEVYASSDAKGKFVKDFVSAWTKVMNLDRFDVR from the coding sequence ATGAGTGATTCAAACGAAAGTAAATGTCCTTTCCATAATGGACAAATGAAAGAAACTGCTGGTACAGGAACCTCTAATAAAGATTGGTGGCCAAATCGTTTAAATTTAAATATACTGCGTCAGCATTCTAGTTTGTCGGATCCGATGGAAAAAGATTTTAACTATGCGGAAGCATTTAAAACGTTAGATCTGAATGCGGTTAAAAAAGATCTTTTTGACCTGATGAAAGATTCTCAGGATTGGTGGCCGGCAGATTATGGTCATTATGGTCCTTTATTTATTCGTATGGCGTGGCACAGCGCAGGAACGTATCGTATATCAGACGGTCGTGGAGGTGCAAGTTCGGGGAATCAGCGTTTTGCTCCTCTTAACAGCTGGCCGGACAACGGGAATTTAGATAAAGCACGTTTTTTACTTTGGCCAATAAAACAGAAGTATGGAAACAAAATCTCCTGGGCCGATTTGATGATCTTAACAGGTAACTGCGCTTTAGAATCTATGGGATTTAAGACTTTTGGATTTGCAGGTGGAAGGGAAGATGTTTGGGAACCGGAACAGGATGTGAACTGGGGGTCAGAAATAGAATGGTTGGCTACTAGTGATAAACCATTTAGCAGGTATAGCGGTGATAGAAATCTGGAGAATCCACTTGCGGCTGTACAAATGGGATTAATATATGTAAACCCTGAAGGTCCGGATGGTAACCCGGATCCACTAGGTTCCGGTAGAGATATTAGAGAAACTTTTGCAAGAATGGCAATGGATGATGCAGAAACTGTGGCATTAGTAGCGGGAGGTCATACATTCGGAAAAGCGCATGGTGCCGGTGATGCAGCATTAGTTGGAGCTGAGCCGGAAGGTGCCAGCATAGAACAAATGGGAATGGGCTGGAAAAGCAGTTTTGGCAGCGGAGTAGGCGGAGATGCTATTACCAGTGGGATTGAAGGAGCCTGGAAACCAAATCCGACTACCTGGGATAATGGTTTTTTTGAAACGTTGTTTAAGTACGATTGGAAATTAACCAAAAGTCCTGCAGGAGCTCATCAGTGGACACCAACAGATGAAAGCGCTGCTACAACAGTAGAAGATGCTCACAATCCGGCCAAACGACATGCACCGATGATGACAACAGCTGATATGGCACTGAAATTAGATCCTATTTACGAACCAATTTCAAGAGATTATTTCGAGAATTTCGACAAATTTGCTGATGCTTTTGCGAGAGCATGGTACAAATTGACGCACAGAGATTTGGGCCCCGTTTCCCGTTATTTAGGGCCTGAAGTTCCAAGTGAAATATTAATTTGGCAAGACCCGATTCCTGCGGCTAAAAGCGAGTTGAGTTATAATGATATTGCCGCTTTAAAAGATAAAATTCTTTCCAGCGGACTTTCTATTTCAGAATTAGTAAATACGGCCTGGGCATCAGCTTCTACATTCCGAGGTTCTGATAAACGTGGAGGAGCTAATGGCGCCCGTATTCGTTTTGAACCACAAATTAGCTGGGAAGTTAATGGAGGAGGACAAGTAAAAAAGGTATTGGCTGTTTTAGAAGCAATACAAAATGATTTTGCTAATTCAGGAAAATCTGTATCTATTGCCGATTTAATTGTTCTGGGAGGATCTGCAGCTATTGAAAAAGCAGCATCAAATGCCGGTTTATCTGTAGATGTTCCTTTTACACAAGGAAGAGGTGATGCTACTTTAGAGCAGACAGATGTACATTCGTTTGAAGTATTGGAGCCAAAAGCAGATGGATTCCGAAACTATAAAAGTGCCAAAACAGGAGCCATTACCGAAGAACTTTTAATAGACAAAGCACAATTGTTAACCTTATCTGTACCTGAAATGACAGTGTTGGTGGGAGGTTTAAGAGTGTTGAATGCTAATTATGACGGTTCTAAACATGGCGTGTTTACCGCAAGTAAAGAAACATTAAGTAATGATTTCTTTGTGAATCTCTTAGATTTAAGAACGGCCTGGAAAGCCAGTGATGAAACCGGTGAAGTTTTTGAAGGACGTAATCGTACTACGGGAGAGGTTAAATGGACAGCAACACGTGCCGATCTTATATTTGGTTCTAATTCTGAACTTCGTGCTTTAGCTGAGGTATACGCCAGCAGTGATGCCAAAGGGAAATTTGTTAAAGATTTTGTCTCAGCATGGACTAAAGTAATGAATCTGGACCGATTTGATGTACGTTAA
- the purU gene encoding formyltetrahydrofolate deformylase: MQKITILMHCKDQKGIIAAVTTFIAKVEGNITYIDQHVDVEQNVFFMRLECELTNLHVSAESIKEDFSKTIATDFNMSWELYNQEHKPKMALFVSKYDHCLFDILGRYSANELNIEIPVIISNHNELRSVAERFNIPFHCVPFTKDNKEEGEAKQIELLKKYQINFIVLARYMQIVTPKLISLYENKIINIHHSFLPAFPGAKPYHSAFKRGVKIIGATSHYVTEQLDEGPIIEQDIARVSHIHSVEDFIMKGRDLERIVLARAIKLHAERKTIVYSNKTVVFS; encoded by the coding sequence ATGCAAAAAATAACCATTCTGATGCACTGCAAAGATCAAAAAGGAATCATTGCCGCAGTGACCACTTTTATTGCTAAAGTCGAAGGAAACATTACCTATATCGATCAACATGTTGATGTAGAGCAAAATGTTTTTTTTATGCGACTGGAATGTGAACTCACCAATCTACATGTGAGCGCCGAATCGATAAAAGAAGATTTTTCAAAAACGATTGCTACCGACTTTAATATGTCGTGGGAATTGTACAATCAGGAACACAAACCTAAAATGGCTCTGTTTGTCTCCAAATACGATCATTGTCTGTTTGATATTCTTGGGCGTTACAGTGCTAACGAATTAAATATAGAAATCCCTGTCATTATTAGTAATCATAACGAGTTGCGATCAGTAGCCGAACGATTTAATATTCCGTTTCACTGTGTTCCATTTACAAAAGACAATAAAGAAGAAGGTGAAGCCAAACAAATTGAACTGTTAAAAAAATACCAGATTAACTTCATTGTCCTGGCACGTTATATGCAGATCGTTACCCCTAAATTGATTTCGCTTTACGAAAATAAAATCATTAATATTCATCATTCGTTTTTACCGGCCTTCCCGGGTGCTAAACCTTATCACTCGGCTTTTAAACGAGGGGTAAAAATTATTGGAGCAACCAGCCACTACGTGACGGAACAACTGGATGAAGGGCCAATTATTGAACAGGACATTGCGAGAGTTTCGCACATACATTCCGTTGAGGATTTTATTATGAAAGGGCGTGATTTAGAACGTATCGTTTTAGCCAGAGCGATAAAATTACATGCCGAAAGAAAAACAATAGTTTACAGTAACAAAACGGTTGTTTTTTCTTAG
- a CDS encoding DUF4197 domain-containing protein, translated as MKKILLLLLTLTFSFTSNAQVQKTLDQLSQLSSKIKGNSGVDIASGLKEALNKGITQQVSKLTAEDGFYKNEAVKILMPEELQRVDATLRKIGLSSLADEGIKAMNRAAEDAVKEATPIFVSAVKNMSFTDAKNILLGNESAATSYLQNSTTTALYSKFNPVIKTSFEKVGADVIWTNIIKKYNTIPLVRKVNPDLTDYTTNQALAGVFKMIAVEEKDIRTNINARTSPLLKKVFAMQDKK; from the coding sequence ATGAAAAAGATTCTACTTCTGTTACTTACGCTTACGTTTTCTTTCACTTCTAATGCTCAGGTACAAAAAACCTTAGATCAATTATCTCAATTGTCATCAAAAATCAAAGGTAACAGCGGTGTTGATATTGCCTCGGGATTAAAGGAAGCCCTGAACAAAGGAATTACACAGCAAGTAAGCAAATTAACCGCTGAGGATGGTTTTTACAAAAATGAAGCGGTAAAAATCCTAATGCCGGAAGAATTACAAAGGGTTGACGCTACTTTACGAAAAATTGGTTTATCCTCTCTTGCCGATGAAGGTATAAAAGCAATGAATCGTGCTGCTGAAGATGCTGTTAAAGAAGCTACACCAATCTTTGTTTCTGCGGTTAAAAACATGTCGTTTACCGATGCAAAAAACATTTTATTGGGGAACGAAAGTGCTGCAACCAGTTATTTACAAAACAGTACAACAACCGCTTTGTACAGCAAATTCAATCCGGTAATCAAAACTTCTTTTGAAAAAGTAGGTGCTGATGTAATCTGGACAAACATAATCAAAAAATACAATACCATTCCTTTGGTAAGAAAAGTAAACCCGGATTTGACTGATTATACAACAAATCAGGCTTTAGCAGGTGTTTTTAAAATGATTGCTGTAGAAGAAAAAGACATTCGTACCAACATCAATGCAAGAACATCTCCTTTGTTGAAGAAAGTTTTTGCTATGCAGGACAAAAAATAG
- a CDS encoding cytochrome c oxidase assembly factor Coa1 family protein, whose product MEDDYTEVRKSWWDRNWKWFVPTGCLSLVVLFGVFIAALVFGVTTMLKESDSYKAAMNEAQHNAIVLEKLGSPIEDNGVASGSVNSSNSIEHCNLQIPIRGSKSRGTLYVVGTKNGTWKYDEMSLYVEDTKEKIDLLKK is encoded by the coding sequence ATGGAAGACGATTATACTGAAGTTAGAAAAAGCTGGTGGGACAGAAACTGGAAATGGTTTGTTCCAACCGGATGTTTAAGCCTCGTGGTGCTGTTTGGTGTGTTTATAGCCGCACTTGTCTTTGGAGTTACCACCATGCTCAAAGAATCTGATTCTTATAAAGCTGCCATGAACGAAGCACAGCATAATGCAATAGTGCTGGAGAAATTGGGCAGTCCAATCGAAGACAACGGAGTTGCCTCAGGCAGCGTTAATTCAAGCAACAGTATAGAACATTGCAACTTACAAATTCCAATAAGAGGTTCTAAAAGCAGAGGAACTTTATACGTCGTGGGAACCAAAAATGGAACATGGAAATACGATGAAATGAGTCTTTATGTCGAAGACACTAAAGAAAAAATTGATTTGCTAAAAAAATAA
- a CDS encoding L,D-transpeptidase family protein, whose amino-acid sequence MKTSYPLSLIIVLSFFVSSFAKTDHKNVSYKKTSTVAPVYKNSGSDNVNEISNDFFKRYSDLKKYKSDVMSLYKNRTPGTIWFDEDAINEFGSALYQKAKKMNDLVVPYQKEIDALFSSSATKLSKIDADMLLSSLYIAYAKKSNADAGKKISYDAMLKDFLNYSTIEEATTSTAENVKVTYDQYYKLQDVLKKYKKLDRSNKWKPIVPEETPYKDLRPDAVSNTIVQVRTRLYLLGDLKKDSKSNVYDRELMDAVMKYKVRNGFKPNYILAEEHIKEMNVPLADKMETLKLNMERCRTISDQMAGCDEYVLVNVPSYELIYVKNGKVQLSSSVFVGAPLTKTTIFNGEIERIVFSPYWTVPQSIVNNELKSKIAEDKNYLAKHNMEIVNGQVRQKPGPENSLGLVKFMFPNPDDIYMHDTPSKTLFDFEKRTFSHGCINVKMAKELATAMLKDYPEWTPDKIDKAMAGKTENSFKLTKKVPIYITYFTSLVNENGEIGFFQDVYERDAELNKTVSPQTGVVSN is encoded by the coding sequence ATGAAAACATCATATCCACTCAGCCTAATTATAGTTCTAAGTTTTTTTGTGTCTTCTTTTGCCAAAACGGATCATAAGAACGTTTCTTATAAAAAAACTTCAACTGTCGCACCCGTTTACAAGAATTCAGGTTCTGATAATGTAAACGAAATTTCAAATGACTTCTTTAAAAGATATTCTGATTTGAAAAAATATAAGTCTGATGTCATGTCATTATACAAAAACAGAACTCCGGGAACAATTTGGTTTGATGAAGATGCCATCAATGAGTTTGGTTCTGCATTATATCAAAAAGCTAAAAAAATGAATGATTTGGTTGTTCCTTATCAAAAAGAAATCGATGCTCTTTTTTCTTCTTCAGCAACAAAGTTGTCTAAAATAGATGCAGATATGCTTTTGAGTTCTTTATATATTGCTTACGCCAAAAAAAGTAATGCAGATGCCGGGAAAAAAATATCGTATGATGCTATGCTGAAAGATTTTTTAAATTACAGTACAATTGAAGAAGCCACTACATCGACCGCTGAAAATGTTAAAGTAACCTATGATCAATATTATAAATTACAGGACGTTCTGAAAAAATATAAAAAACTAGACCGTTCTAATAAATGGAAACCTATTGTTCCGGAAGAAACACCTTATAAAGATTTACGTCCGGATGCTGTTTCAAATACTATCGTCCAAGTCAGAACGCGTTTATACTTATTGGGAGATTTAAAAAAGGATTCTAAAAGTAACGTTTACGACCGTGAATTAATGGATGCTGTAATGAAATATAAAGTTCGCAACGGTTTCAAACCTAACTATATTTTAGCAGAAGAACATATTAAAGAAATGAATGTTCCTCTTGCCGATAAAATGGAGACCCTAAAACTTAACATGGAGAGATGTCGTACTATTTCGGATCAAATGGCTGGTTGCGATGAGTATGTTTTAGTCAACGTTCCTTCGTACGAATTGATTTATGTAAAAAACGGGAAAGTACAACTGTCTTCGAGTGTCTTTGTTGGAGCACCATTAACCAAAACAACCATTTTTAATGGCGAAATTGAGAGAATCGTTTTTAGCCCTTACTGGACCGTTCCGCAAAGTATTGTAAACAATGAGTTGAAAAGTAAAATCGCTGAGGATAAAAATTATTTGGCCAAACATAATATGGAAATTGTAAATGGCCAAGTGAGACAAAAACCGGGTCCTGAAAACTCATTAGGATTAGTAAAATTTATGTTTCCGAACCCTGATGACATCTATATGCATGATACTCCGTCTAAAACTTTATTCGATTTTGAAAAAAGAACGTTCAGCCATGGTTGTATAAACGTAAAAATGGCTAAAGAATTAGCTACTGCCATGCTTAAAGATTATCCTGAATGGACTCCCGATAAAATAGATAAAGCTATGGCGGGCAAAACAGAAAACAGTTTTAAACTAACTAAAAAAGTACCTATTTATATTACTTATTTTACTTCGCTGGTCAATGAAAATGGAGAAATTGGTTTCTTTCAGGATGTTTATGAGCGAGATGCCGAATTAAACAAAACGGTTTCTCCTCAGACAGGAGTAGTATCTAACTAA
- a CDS encoding methylmalonyl-CoA mutase family protein, with protein sequence MEQQIPYIPKNKVRIVTAASLFDGHDAAINIMRRIIQSTGVEVIHLGHDRSVEEVVNTAIQEDANAIAMTSYQGGHNEYFKYMYDLLQEKGAGHIKIFGGGGGVILPSEISELHEYGITRIYSPDDGRSLGLQGMINDLVQRSDYPIGDQLNGEIDHIENKIPTAIARLISAAENFPEIAKPVFDQIHESNTDSKIPVLGITGTGGAGKSSLVDELVRRFLIDFPEKTIGLISVDPSKRKTGGALLGDRIRMNAINNPRVYMRSLATRQSNLALSKYVAEAIQVLKAAKYDLIILETSGIGQSDTEIMDHSDVSLYVMTPEFGAATQLEKIDMLDFADLVALNKFDKRGALDAIRDVKKQYQRNHNLWDKNPDEMPVFGTIASQFNDPGMNTLYKAIMDKIVEKTQSELKSTFQITKEMSEKIFVIPPHRTRYLSEIAENNRSYDEIAASQQKVAQKLYGIFKTIESVSGKVPQINKAGIDEDSVILSEAEGLDENRIFLNLLLNQFDKVKMDLDPYNWEIILNWDEKVAKYKNPVYSFKVRDKEIKIVTHSESLSHLQIPKIALPKYEAWGDVLRWNLQENVPGEFPFASGLYPFKREGEDPSRMFAGEGGPERTNKRFHYVSAGLPAKRLSTAFDSVTLYGNDPDIRPDIYGKIGNAGVSICCLDDAKKLYSGFDLVHALTSVSMTINGPAPMLLGFFMNAAIDQQCEYYIKANDLEKEVEAKINKIYKEKGTERPKYQGDLPEGNNGLGLMLLGVTGDQVLPLEVYNDIKVKTLSQVRGTVQADILKEDQAQNTCIFSTEFALRLMGDVQEYFITQNVRNFYSVSISGYHIAEAGANPITQLAFTLSNGFTYVEYYLSRGMNINDFGPNLSFFFSNGVDPEYSVIGRVARKIWAKAMKNKYGANERAQMLKYHIQTSGRSLHAQEIDFNDIRTTLQALYAIYDNCNSLHTNAYDEAITTPTEESVRRAMAIQLIINKELGLAKNENPIQGSFIIEELTDLVEAAVLQEFDRITERGGVLGAMETMYQRSKIQEESLYYETLKHNGDFPIVGVNTFLSSKGSPTVIPAEVIRATEEEKQYQITMLDNLHQFHEAKVNEHLRQLQEAAIKNENLFAHLMEATKVCSLGQITSALFEVGGQYRRNM encoded by the coding sequence ATGGAACAACAAATACCATATATTCCTAAAAATAAAGTAAGAATTGTAACCGCAGCCTCTCTTTTTGACGGACATGATGCAGCGATAAACATTATGCGTCGTATTATTCAGTCAACCGGAGTTGAGGTAATTCACCTTGGGCACGACCGTAGTGTTGAGGAAGTGGTGAATACTGCTATTCAGGAAGACGCGAATGCGATTGCGATGACATCGTATCAGGGAGGACATAATGAATATTTTAAATACATGTATGACTTGCTGCAAGAAAAAGGAGCAGGACACATTAAAATTTTTGGAGGCGGAGGCGGAGTAATCCTTCCAAGCGAAATTTCAGAATTACACGAGTATGGTATCACGAGAATTTATTCTCCGGATGATGGGCGTTCTTTAGGTTTGCAGGGAATGATCAATGATTTGGTTCAGCGTTCCGATTATCCTATTGGAGATCAGTTAAACGGAGAAATCGATCATATCGAAAATAAAATTCCAACGGCAATTGCACGTTTGATTTCGGCAGCGGAAAATTTTCCTGAAATCGCAAAACCTGTTTTTGATCAGATTCACGAAAGCAATACCGATTCTAAAATTCCGGTTCTTGGAATTACCGGAACGGGTGGAGCCGGAAAATCATCTTTAGTGGATGAACTGGTTCGTCGCTTTTTAATTGATTTCCCTGAGAAAACTATCGGATTGATTTCTGTCGATCCGTCAAAAAGAAAAACAGGAGGAGCATTACTGGGTGACAGAATCCGTATGAATGCCATCAACAATCCTCGTGTGTATATGCGTTCGCTGGCGACACGTCAGTCGAATTTAGCTTTATCCAAATATGTTGCTGAAGCCATTCAGGTTTTAAAAGCAGCAAAATACGATTTGATCATTCTTGAAACTTCAGGAATCGGACAATCCGACACCGAGATTATGGATCACTCTGATGTATCTCTATATGTAATGACACCGGAGTTTGGAGCAGCAACACAATTGGAGAAAATTGACATGCTTGATTTTGCCGATTTGGTAGCTTTGAACAAGTTTGACAAAAGAGGGGCATTAGACGCCATCCGTGACGTTAAAAAGCAGTACCAGCGCAATCATAACCTGTGGGATAAAAATCCGGATGAAATGCCGGTTTTCGGAACCATCGCTTCTCAGTTTAACGATCCGGGAATGAACACGCTTTATAAAGCGATCATGGACAAGATTGTAGAGAAAACACAATCGGAGCTCAAATCTACTTTTCAGATTACGAAGGAAATGAGCGAGAAAATCTTCGTGATTCCGCCACACCGAACCCGTTATTTATCTGAAATCGCAGAGAACAACCGATCTTATGATGAAATCGCAGCTTCACAGCAAAAAGTAGCACAGAAATTATACGGAATCTTTAAAACCATAGAATCGGTTTCAGGGAAAGTTCCGCAAATTAATAAAGCAGGAATCGATGAGGACAGCGTCATCCTGAGCGAAGCCGAAGGATTAGACGAAAACAGAATCTTTTTAAATCTTTTACTCAATCAGTTTGATAAGGTGAAAATGGATCTTGATCCGTACAATTGGGAAATTATTCTGAATTGGGATGAGAAAGTAGCCAAATATAAAAATCCGGTATACAGCTTCAAAGTACGTGATAAAGAAATTAAAATCGTGACCCATTCAGAAAGCTTATCGCATTTGCAAATCCCAAAAATTGCTTTGCCGAAGTACGAAGCCTGGGGGGATGTATTACGTTGGAATTTACAAGAAAACGTTCCGGGAGAATTTCCGTTTGCGTCAGGATTGTACCCGTTCAAACGTGAAGGCGAAGATCCGTCAAGAATGTTTGCAGGTGAGGGCGGACCGGAAAGAACCAACAAACGTTTTCATTATGTGAGTGCGGGATTACCGGCAAAACGACTTTCGACTGCCTTTGATAGTGTGACTTTATACGGAAACGATCCTGATATTCGTCCTGATATTTATGGAAAAATCGGTAATGCCGGAGTTTCGATTTGCTGTTTGGACGATGCTAAAAAACTGTATTCAGGTTTTGATCTGGTTCATGCTTTAACCTCGGTAAGTATGACCATCAATGGACCAGCGCCAATGTTGTTAGGATTCTTTATGAACGCGGCGATCGATCAGCAATGCGAATATTACATCAAAGCCAATGATTTAGAAAAAGAAGTTGAAGCTAAAATCAACAAAATATACAAGGAAAAAGGAACAGAACGTCCGAAATACCAAGGTGATTTACCAGAAGGAAACAACGGTTTGGGATTAATGCTTTTGGGGGTTACCGGAGATCAGGTTTTACCTTTGGAAGTGTATAACGATATCAAAGTAAAAACCTTATCACAAGTTCGTGGTACGGTTCAGGCCGATATTTTAAAAGAAGATCAGGCACAAAACACCTGTATTTTCTCTACCGAATTTGCTTTGCGATTAATGGGTGACGTTCAGGAATATTTTATTACGCAAAACGTTCGTAATTTTTACTCTGTTTCGATTTCAGGATACCATATTGCTGAGGCAGGAGCGAACCCAATTACACAGTTGGCTTTTACGCTTTCGAATGGTTTCACTTACGTGGAATATTACTTAAGCCGTGGCATGAACATCAACGATTTTGGACCAAACTTATCGTTCTTCTTCTCAAACGGAGTAGATCCTGAATATTCAGTAATTGGACGTGTGGCACGTAAGATTTGGGCAAAAGCCATGAAAAACAAATACGGAGCCAACGAAAGAGCGCAAATGCTAAAATATCATATTCAAACTTCCGGGCGTTCCTTACACGCACAGGAAATTGATTTTAATGATATTCGTACCACTTTGCAGGCTTTGTATGCGATTTACGACAACTGTAACTCATTGCATACCAACGCATACGATGAAGCGATTACCACACCAACTGAAGAATCAGTGCGTAGAGCCATGGCGATTCAGTTGATTATCAATAAAGAATTAGGTCTGGCGAAAAATGAAAACCCAATTCAGGGATCGTTCATCATCGAAGAATTAACCGATTTGGTAGAAGCTGCCGTTTTACAGGAATTCGACCGCATCACAGAGCGTGGTGGGGTATTAGGTGCTATGGAAACCATGTACCAGCGTTCTAAAATTCAGGAAGAAAGTTTGTATTACGAAACCTTAAAACACAACGGAGATTTCCCAATTGTGGGTGTAAACACCTTCCTGAGTTCAAAAGGATCTCCAACGGTAATTCCGGCAGAAGTAATTCGAGCCACCGAAGAAGAAAAACAATATCAAATTACGATGCTCGATAACTTACACCAATTTCACGAAGCAAAAGTAAACGAGCACCTGCGCCAACTACAGGAAGCCGCCATTAAAAACGAAAATTTATTCGCCCATTTAATGGAAGCAACTAAGGTTTGTTCGCTGGGGCAGATTACTTCGGCCTTGTTTGAAGTAGGCGGGCAGTATAGAAGGAATATGTAG